In a single window of the Magnolia sinica isolate HGM2019 chromosome 7, MsV1, whole genome shotgun sequence genome:
- the LOC131252115 gene encoding uncharacterized protein LOC131252115: protein MGNWLRCCISCILPCGALDVVRVLHVDGRIDEYGRRVTAREVMKANPKHVLAQPICDAIVKKPSLLHPDTELQKGKIYFLIPTYTLQKDPKSESKPLKIRASTRTAPETITSRPSPPPPPLKSENVAQLERAPHQPSRRRNDSRQDGIVWKPILQSISESDDTT from the coding sequence ATGGGCAATTGGTTAAGGTGCTGCATTTCATGTATTCTTCCATGCGGTGCCCTCGACGTGGTGCGAGTGTTGCATGTTGATGGACGTATTGACGAATACGGGAGGAGAGTTACAGCCCGAGAAGTGATGAAAGCTAATCCAAAACATGTCCTGGCGCAGCCCATCTGTGACGCCATCGTCAAGAAACCTTCCTTGTTGCACCCTGATACTGAGCTGCAGAAGGGAAAGATTTATTTCCTTATCCCCACATATACATTGCAAAAGGACCCGAAATCAGAATCCAAGCCACTCAAAATCAGAGCATCGACAAGGACTGCACCGGAAACGATTACATCTAGACCGTCACCTCCGCCTCCGCCTCTCAAGTCGGAGAATGTGGCCCAGCTTGAGAGAGCACCCCACCAGCCCAGTCGGCGGAGAAACGATTCTCGGCAAGATGGCATTGTTTGGAAGCCTATTTTGCAAAGCATATCTGAATCAGATGACACTACCTAG